The following proteins come from a genomic window of Rhodospirillales bacterium:
- the scpB gene encoding SMC-Scp complex subunit ScpB yields the protein MPHESLEILARGGSTEPQSGVEVPGSASRAMLCPADAAPAADPCKVDSATLDACRVTEALLFASAAPVRTSEIARVLPEGTAVVDVLTALREQYRGRGVELAKVGNAWAFRTASDVADRLTVEKVRRRKLSRAGLETLAIVAYHAPVTRAEIEEIRGVSVSPGTLDILFEEGWIEPRGRKQVPGRPTTWQTTPAFLDHFGLESRNDLPGLRDLQKAGLLTAAQGSIVAPADDHHDADAEVLKHSA from the coding sequence ATGCCGCATGAATCCCTGGAAATCCTGGCTCGGGGCGGTTCGACCGAGCCGCAATCCGGCGTCGAGGTGCCTGGGTCGGCGTCTCGCGCCATGCTGTGCCCCGCTGACGCTGCCCCGGCGGCGGACCCGTGCAAGGTCGATTCGGCAACGCTCGACGCATGCCGCGTGACCGAGGCGCTGCTCTTCGCGAGCGCAGCCCCCGTCCGGACCAGCGAGATCGCTCGCGTGTTGCCCGAGGGCACGGCAGTCGTGGACGTTCTGACCGCCTTGCGGGAGCAGTACAGGGGGCGCGGAGTGGAACTCGCAAAGGTGGGAAACGCCTGGGCGTTCCGAACGGCAAGCGACGTTGCCGACCGGCTCACCGTCGAAAAGGTCCGGCGGCGGAAACTGTCCCGCGCCGGACTGGAAACACTGGCGATCGTCGCCTACCACGCCCCGGTCACGCGGGCCGAAATCGAAGAGATTCGCGGCGTGTCGGTCAGCCCGGGGACCCTCGACATCCTGTTCGAGGAAGGTTGGATCGAACCGCGGGGGCGAAAACAGGTGCCCGGTCGTCCAACGACATGGCAAACGACCCCGGCCTTCCTCGACCACTTCGGCCTCGAATCCCGGAACGACTTGCCGGGCCTTCGTGATCTCCAGAAGGCAGGCCTGCTAACGGCGGCTCAAGGCTCGATCGTGGCGCCGGCCGACGACCACCACGATGCTGATGCCGAGGTCTTGAAGCACTCGGCCTAG
- a CDS encoding DUF6111 family protein: MIRTLLVRILPFLVPIILFAVWYFLARRRAGKAGEKAPSWREAPWGWIALSGLLVLGLGLAFFRFSTGASPDGTYVPPKYEDGRVIPGHVEP; this comes from the coding sequence GTGATCCGGACCCTCCTAGTTCGCATCCTTCCGTTCTTGGTACCCATCATCCTGTTCGCAGTTTGGTACTTTCTCGCCCGCCGGCGAGCCGGCAAGGCAGGCGAGAAGGCGCCGAGCTGGCGCGAAGCTCCATGGGGCTGGATTGCGCTGTCCGGTTTGCTGGTACTGGGTCTTGGCCTCGCCTTCTTCCGGTTCTCCACCGGCGCTTCGCCGGATGGGACCTACGTGCCACCGAAATACGAGGACGGCCGCGTCATTCCGGGTCACGTCGAACCGTGA
- a CDS encoding CCA tRNA nucleotidyltransferase, protein MTVRALQVIGRITTPPAWPKRPLVAKVMALLNTPEIRPGALFVGGCVRDALLTPPRDTLDVDVATVHPPDEVRRRLRQAGVRTVATGIAHGTITALPPRDEPGSVEVTTLRRDVRTFGRAAEVAFSDDWIADAERRDFTINALYAGSDLQVFGVSNLGLQDLARGHVRFIGTPAHRIHEDYLRILRYFRMFAWFGGCVHDRVNLNAIAKSLPGLRLVSGERLRAELLRLLAAEQPVPAVEAMAATGVLQRVVGNWSNPASRAARQRLQTLRRLVHLEGLLGLNDPGRRLCALVDTVPGAKTAEARLRLTKTESRRLRASAAAGSPASTCSEARRHVWEAGGGPRALDRLLLGAARTGTPAPDVVCRLAREMQTWKRPVFPLGGDDVVRLGIPAGPRRRALLRAVEAWWANGDFTPGRDRCLEELRRLAG, encoded by the coding sequence GTGACGGTTCGCGCCCTGCAGGTGATCGGTCGGATCACGACCCCGCCCGCATGGCCGAAACGTCCCCTGGTCGCGAAGGTGATGGCGCTGCTCAACACGCCCGAGATCCGACCGGGGGCACTGTTCGTCGGGGGCTGTGTCCGTGACGCCTTGCTCACGCCGCCGCGCGACACCCTCGATGTCGATGTCGCCACGGTGCATCCTCCGGACGAGGTCCGGCGCCGTCTTCGCCAGGCGGGCGTACGCACGGTTGCCACGGGCATCGCGCACGGCACCATTACGGCGCTGCCGCCGCGCGACGAACCTGGTTCAGTGGAGGTCACGACCTTGCGCCGCGATGTCCGGACCTTCGGGCGAGCCGCCGAGGTCGCCTTCTCGGACGACTGGATCGCCGATGCGGAGCGCCGCGATTTCACCATCAATGCACTGTACGCGGGCTCCGATCTCCAGGTGTTTGGGGTCAGCAATCTTGGGCTCCAAGACCTGGCACGCGGCCACGTGCGTTTCATCGGTACCCCGGCACACCGAATTCACGAGGACTATCTCCGCATCCTTCGGTACTTTCGCATGTTCGCGTGGTTCGGCGGGTGCGTGCACGATCGCGTGAATCTCAATGCGATTGCCAAGTCGCTCCCCGGTCTGAGGCTCGTTTCCGGCGAACGGCTCAGGGCAGAGCTGTTGCGGCTGCTGGCCGCTGAGCAACCGGTTCCGGCCGTGGAGGCGATGGCCGCAACCGGCGTCCTCCAGCGGGTAGTCGGCAACTGGAGCAATCCGGCGTCCCGGGCCGCGAGGCAGCGGCTCCAGACCCTGCGTCGGCTCGTGCATCTCGAAGGACTGCTCGGTCTCAACGATCCGGGACGGCGACTCTGCGCGCTTGTCGACACGGTGCCGGGGGCCAAGACAGCCGAAGCCCGCCTTCGACTCACCAAGACCGAGTCGCGGCGCCTGCGTGCCAGCGCAGCTGCCGGGTCACCGGCGAGTACCTGTTCCGAGGCCAGGCGACACGTCTGGGAAGCAGGTGGCGGCCCTCGGGCCCTCGATCGCCTGCTGCTGGGCGCTGCACGGACCGGGACACCCGCGCCGGACGTCGTCTGCCGCCTTGCCCGGGAGATGCAGACGTGGAAGCGGCCGGTCTTCCCGCTGGGCGGCGACGATGTTGTCCGGCTCGGCATTCCTGCCGGTCCGAGGCGCCGGGCCCTGCTCCGCGCCGTCGAAGCGTGGTGGGCAAACGGGGACTTCACGCCTGGCCGGGACCGCTGTCTCGAGGAACTCCGACGGCTGGCGGGCTAG